The following nucleotide sequence is from Mucilaginibacter sp. cycad4.
ACAGCATTGATGCTAATGATAGCGCGCTGGCCCTTCAAAGCAAAGAAATACCTTTTAACCAGCTGCAAACTTTTGAAACCACGGCCGCAGCATCCGCATTAACTCAGCCGTACTGGTTGGCAGCACCGCATCCAACAGGTGTTTACACCTTGGCCGATAATACGCTGGCCGGCAACCCCGAAAATCCCGATCTGCCCAAAGTTACTTTCCAGTTTATTATTGAGGGTAAACCCATAAATATTGATCGCCGCATTGTATATAAATATGTTGATCCGGTTAGGGGCGAGGTTTATCAGCCCATTGAAATAACGCCGCCGGTAACAGCCAACATTGAAAACAAGGATTATATTTTTAGTACGCAGCAAGCACAAACGGTACTGGTAAAACTGAAAAGCTTTACAAAAGCCAGCGGTACCATCAGCCTTAAACCCATTGCAGGCTGGAAAATAAGTCCCGAAAAAATTGACTTTACAGATAAGGACAAAAACGATGAATGGTCGGTAGCATTTACAGTTAGCCCAACCGATACCAAAACCAAGGCGAGCGATCTGGAAGTAGTAGTTAACGCCAATGGCAAACCGTTTTCTCTGAGCCTGCTCCGTATCAGGTACGACCACGTGCCGGCTATTACCTTATTCCCTCCCGCACAAACAAAACTCGTTTACCTCGACCTGAAAAACAATGGCAAAAGAATTGGTTACATTGCCGGTGCCGGCGACCAGATGCCCGAAGCCCTGCGTCAGGTAGGCTATGAGGTGCACATGCTAAGTGAAAATGGGGTTACCAACGGGGATCTTTCAGGTTATGACGCAATAGTAACAGGGGTACGCGCCTACAATGTGAATGATCGCCTTGCTTATCAGCAATCCAAATTAATGGCATATGTAAAAAACGGCGGCAACCTGGTTGTACAATACAATAACAACAACGGCATCGTAGTAAAACAAATAGGCCCGTATCCGTTTACCGTAGTGAACAGGAGGGTTACTGATGAAAACGCCGAAGTAACAGTTTTAGATCCCCAAAACCCCGTGTTAAACTATCCCAATAAAATAACTAACGATGATTTCAGCGGCTGGATCCAGGAACGCGGGCTGTATTTTGTAACCAATATCGATCCGCAATACAAACCCATCTTTCAAATGCATGACAAAGGCGAAGAGCCTCTTAACGGATCGCTCATAGTTGGCGATTATGGCAAGGGCAGGTTTGTCTATACTTCGCTGGCATTTTTCAGGGAGCTGCCTGCCGGCGTCCCGGGGGCTTACAGGTTGTTTATTAACTTGCTGAGCAAACCGAAGTAAGCGAATACGTTTAAAAACGAATAAACAGATCGTCATTGCGAGTAACTATCAGGGAAACCCTGAAAAAAATGTGATGACGTGTTGAAAAATTACTATTGATAGTCAATGACTTACAATCACGTCATTATAAGGTACGAAGCAATCCCCAAGAAGCAGAGCGGCTATGCAAATCCTCTCTGTAAAGTCGGGGATTGCTTCGTACCTCGCAATGACGGTTTATTCTTTACCTTTTCCGTTTATCCCCCCAATTATCCGACAAAAAACATTTTATGTTATCAAAACCGTGTCAATTTCAGCACGTTAACAATTTTTTAATATAAAACACTTTCAATTACAGTAAATTCTATTTACGTTTGAATTTTTTCTTGATGTAGCTTCAAATAATTTTTTACCTGAAGCACATGTTACGCGTCGACAGTTCCAAACCATGCCAAATTATTTATGCCATTGCAAAGCATGACTACCTGTCGTATGTTATTGAGCCTCACATTGTTCAACTCAACCCTAACGGTGAATTTTCCTTAACTCACCAGCGCTTATTTTCCAATACAGCCAAAGAGTTCTGCGAGTTTCTGGATGATACCGATATCAAACTGGTTAAATTGCTGGAGGAAATGGAGCAGGGAAATGTGATCAAAAGATACTATAAAAAGCCGATCCGTCCGTTCGAGTTTTTCTCCAAGATCTTCAACGAGCAGATGTTTGATATGATCCGCCCGAAGCTGGAGAAACGCATAGCCGAAGCACTGTCATTACTTTGTGGTAAACAGGTATACCAGATGAGCAAGGAGGGCTATCCCGGCGAGCGGAAGCTTCAGCTGGCCACCGAAGCGGCATCGGTACTGTTCCACTTCAGGCGCAACGAGGAGGAGATCAGGTATTTCCCTACCATCAAATACCAGGGCATGCGCATCGAGTTCATGTTTAAAAATGCAGAGATCATTTGCAATCACCCGGCCTGGATGTTGCTTGACGATACCCTGTATTATTTTGACAAGGAAATCGAAGGCAAAAAGCTGCAACCATTCCTGAACAAGCGTTTCATTGCCATCCCTAAATCATCGGAGCAATCATACTTCGAAAAATTTGTTGCTCCGCTCATCGAAAAACATAATGTTTACGCCGAAGGCTTTACCATCAACACCGAAAAGTATGATGCCCGCCCGGTGCTTAAACCCATTTATATCGAGGGCGGCACTTCGCAATTGCAGCTTTCCTTTAAATATGCCGGCTATATATTTCCCTATGGCGATGGCAGGCATATTTCTGTACGGATGGAAAAAACCGGCGATGATTACCTGTTTCATCGCATTAAGCGCTCAACTACCTGGGAAAAAGGTAAAATGCAACAATTGGAGCACCTGGGGCTTAAAGTTGCTTCTTCACTGTTCCAAAACCTTGAAGTTGCCGGTCATGATGATGATGACGACCGCTCATTCTCGGTTTTTGAATGGCTTAACCAGCACCACGATCAGCTTATTGAACAAGGCTTTGAACTGGAACAACCCGAAGGGCAAAAACGCTACGTATTTGGCAGCAGTAAAATTGAACTTGTAGTAACCGAAAATAACGATTGGTTTGATATCAATGCCATGGTAAGCTTCGGGCCATACCGGATCCCTTTTATACAGCTTAAAAATCATATCCTTAATCGTAAAAAGGAGTTTACTTTACCATCGGGCGAAATTGCCGTCATTCCCGAACAATGGTTTTCACAATACGGCAACCTGTTACACTTTACCGAAGGCAGCAACGAACTGAGACTTCGCCGCCATCATATTGGCCTGGTCACCGATTTGGCCGAAGGCGAAATGGCCAGCGTTACCATGACCCGTAAACTGCAAAAGCTTACCAATTTTGATGAGCTTGAGGATGCGCCGATGCCTGTTAATTTCGAGGGTAATTTGAGGCCGTACCAAAAGGCCGGCTATAACTGGTTCCATTTTTTAAAGCAATACCATTTTGGCGGCTGCCTTGCCGATGATATGGGTTTGGGTAAAACCATCCAAACTTTATCATTGCTGCAAAAGCACAAGGAAGATACAGAAAACGCAGGAGGCAAAGCCACTTCTCTGGTGATCATGCCAACCTCGCTGATATATAACTGGCTTAATGAAGCCCGCAAATTTGCACCGCAGTTAAGGTTGATGGTACATACCGGTACCATGCGTTACCGCAATGCTGATGTATTTGCCAATTACGATGTGGTGATCACCACCTATGGTATCAGCCGTATTGATATTGAAATGTTTAAAGGTTTCTTTTTTGATTACGTGATCCTGGACGAAAGCCAGAATATTAAAAACCCGTCGTCAAAATCATACCAGGCGGTTAAGCAGCTCAAGTCGCGCTTTAAATTGATCTTGAGCGGTACCCCGGTCGAAAATTCGGTTAATGACCTGTGGACACAAATGTCGTTCATTAACCCTGGTTTATTGGGCGCGCAACAGTTTTTCCAAAACGAGTTTGTAGCTCCGATAGAAAAGAAAAAGGACGAGGATAAAGCCCGCAAGCTCCAGGCACTGATCAAGCCTTTTGTGTTGCGCCGCACCAAAGAGCAGGTGGCAACAGAATTACCCCCTAAAACTGAAAACCTTTTCTACTGCCAGATGACAGAAGAACAGTCGTCAGTTTATGAAGAGGTAAAATCCGAATACCGGAATGAGTTGCTGAAAAGCCTGGAGGACGGCACTTTCGCCAAAACGCAGATCCAGGTATTACAGGGCCTGATCAAGCTAAGACAAATTGCCAACCACCCGATCATGATCGATAAGGATTACGAAGGCGACAGCGGTAAATTTGAAGATGTGGTGCATACCTTGGGCAATGTGCTGGACGGTGGTCATAAAGTGCTGATATTTTCGCAGTTTGTAAAGCAGCTTAGCATTTACCGCAACCATTTTGAACGGGAGGGTATTCCTTACGTATACCTTGATGGTGCTACGCAAAACCGGGGCGATGTGGTTAAACAATTTCAGGAGGATGAAAAAACGCGCGTGTTCCTGATTTCGATAAAAGCTGGTGGCGTAGGCCTCAACCTTACCGAAGCCGACTATGTATTTATTCTCGATCCATGGTGGAACCCCGCCGTTGAACAGCAGGCTATTGACCGTACGCATCGCATTGGTCAAACCAAAAACGTATTCATCTATAAATTTATCACCAAAGATTCGGTTGAAGAAAAGATCCTGGCCCTGCAACAGCGTAAGCTCAGCCTGTCACGGGCGCTGATCACGACGGAAGAAAGCTTTATTAAATCCCTTACAGCGGAAGACATTAAGGAGATATTGGGGTAGGCCCCCTACCAAACCCTCCCCTAAAGGGTGAGGGCTTTAAAAGAAAAAGCGATGAGTAATTAACGCTCATCGCTTTTTCTTTTCTGATAACACGCAGTTTTTTTAAGTCTCACCCTTTAGGGGGAGATTTAGAGGGGGCTTTATTTCAGCTTACTCAACGCCGCCTTCACCCTTGGTATCAAGGCTTCAATTTCGCTAAGCGGCGTTGCACCTACTGATGCACGGAACCAGTTCACTTCGTCGCCGGTACCGAAGGCAGAGAATGGAACAAAAGCAGCTCCTGCTTCTTTAATCAAATAGAAGTTGATATCTGCCGAGTCCTTCAACACTGTGCCATCAGGAGTGGTTTTGCCGCTGTAATCTATTTTTAGGGTAAGATAGATAGCGCCCATAGGCTCAATAGAATCTACATTTAATCCGCTGGCTTTCATTTCCTGGAAACCTTCGTGTAAGGCGGTCAGGCTTGCCTGGATCTTTCCTTTTAAATCATCAAGGTAACTGTTTACATCAGCCTCATTGGTTAAAAATTTGGCCATAGCCATCTGCTCAGGCTTCGGCGACCATGCACCCATATGGCCTACGATAGCTTTCATATTTTCGATAACCAGCTCCGGGCCAAAACCCCAACCCACACGTACGCCGGTAGCTGCAAAACATTTTGAGCCGCCATCAACAAAAATGGTGTAGTCCTTTAATTCAGGGCGAAGGGTTACCGGATCGTAATGCTTATGCTCACCAAAAGTTAATTGCGAGTAGATTTGATCGTATAGTAAATACAGCGGTTTCTCACCTGCAGCACGGCTCTTGTTTTCGGCAATTACAAGATCGCAGATCTCTTCCAGATCTTTCTTGCTGAACATAGTACCAGTAGGATTTAAAGGCGAACACAGCGCCAGTAAAGCTGCTCCTTTTAAATGCGGGCGGATATCATCTGCCGTAGGCATAAAATTATTTTCGGGAGCGGTAGGGATAATCACAGCCTCTGCGTTTAGCAAATCACTGTAATGATTATTGTTCCATGACGGTGCAGGGAAAACCACTTTTTCGCCGGGGTTAACTACCGCCAAAAATATAGAATAGATCAGCGGGCGCGAGCCACCTGAAATCAGGATCTGGTTAGGGGCATAGTCAAGACCTAAACTTCTTTGCAAAAAGCCACTTACACTCTCGCGCAGGTCAAGCATACCATCGGCAGCCGGGTAGTTGGTTTGATTATGATTATAGGCGTCGATGATCTTATCCTTTAATGGAGTTGGGATAGGATAAATATTGGAGTCGAAATCGCCGATGGTAAGGTTGGCGATATTCTGGCCTTGTCGTTTTAATTCGTTGATCTCGCCCGCAATCTTGATGATCTCCGAGCCATGTAAATTTTGAGCTAATAAAGAAACACTCATGGATTTATGTATTTATGAGCGGCAAAGATAGCCGATTGAGGTGAAAGGCGAAAGGATAAAGGCGAAAGGTTGGGAAGGAAGGCGAAAGGTTAAAGGCGAAAGGTTGGAAAGAGGTGAAAGCTAAAAGGTAAAAGGCGAAAGGTTGATCCGGTTATTATAAAAGCAGTATGGTCAAAAATACAAAAACCTTTTGCCTTTATCCTTTCCCCATTAACCTAAAAAGAAAGGTCAAAAGCATAAAAGAAAACCTTTTGCCTTTGACCTTTCGCCTTTAACCTAATCGCTACGCGATTAAAGATACGCTTTGCGCAGTTTAATGATCCGCATCCAGTGCATGAGTTTCATCACGGGGTAAACCGGGTCTATCTCAAACCATTTAGCACCAAAATTGGCCTTGTTGGGGTGTTTGTGGTGATTGTTCTGAAACAATTCGCCCAGCATCAGAAAATCGAAGGGGGTTGTATTTTTTGATTTATCACCATTATCAAAGTTTTGATAACCGTACTTGTGGCCGCACCAGTTAACAATAGCTCCATGAATAGGCCCCATTAAAAAGTGGATAGGAATCAGCAGGAACATCCACCAGGCAGTAGCAAATTCCACATAAAATAAAATGTATAAAATACCGAACGAAATACGGGATACAATTGATGAACCTATTAAATCGACAAAGCGCCATTCAGGAATATTACCTTTAAAACGCTCCTCGGGCTCTTTTAGTTTCTTTACATGCAGGCTGTAACTTTTAGCCGTATATATCATCATCTGGAAAACATCCTTAAAAAAATGAGGCGAATGCGGATCCTTTTCGGTATCACTGTATGCATGGTGCTCACGGTGCATAATAGCATAGGCCCTGGGGTTTAAAAACGATGATCCCTGGCAAACATAAGTAAGCAGGTAAAACATTCCTTCGTAAAATTTATTGGTAGTGAACATTTTGTGCGATGCATACCTGTGCAGGAAGAACGTTTGGAAGAATAGCGACAGAAACCAGTGCGCTATGAAGAATATGATAATAACCATTGAATTGTAGAAAATAGACTTATTTATAATCTTTCCAAAGATACGATTTAAAGCCTTATAAAGTTTTTAATATGTGAATAATGATAACAGCGCTAATAAAAAATGCCGTTCCTGGTATAGAAACGGCATTTGCTTAAAAAAGTTATTTTACCGGGGTTATAATAATTCAAACTGTTCGGCTAATAAACGGTACGATTCCAGCCTGTCGTCAAAATTTTCGGTAATGGTAACGGCCATAATTTCATCTACCTCGTAATCATTGGCAAGCCAGGTTAATTTCAGCTTAAGCTCAGCCGGAGAGCCGGCAATTACACGGTAACGGTTATAGCGGATGCGGTCCTGTTCGGCGGGCGTATATTCCACATCCTTTACATCATCATAGCTTAAGGGAACAATAGGCCCGCCTTTTTCAAACTGTAAAAAGCGGTGGTCCATAACGGCCTGGTGCTGTCTTACCTTTTCCGGATCTTCAGAACAGAAAATAAATACAGCTACGTTAGCCTGGGGCTGCTGCAGATCGTCAGATGCCTGAAACCGGTCTTTGTACATTTTAACACTTTCCGGGCCGCCATTAGGGTTAATAAAATGGGCGAAGGAAAAACCCATACCAAAATGCGCCGCAAATAAACCGCTTTGCCCGCTCGAGCTCAGTAGCCACATACCGGGTACGGTTTTAACCTGCGGGATAGCCCTGATACGTGCCTGTACGGTTCCCGGCTCATAGGTATCATGAAAGTAATTTTGCAAATCGGCCAATTGTTCCACAAAATCCTGCTCCCTGAACTGGTTTGAAGGGTTAAGGGCTGCTGCTGTAATCCTGTCGGTACCCGGAGCGCGGCCCATACCCAGGTCAATCCGGCCGGGGAACAATGCCTCCAACATCCGGAAGTTTTCGGCAACTTTAAGGGTGCTGTGATTTGGCATCATAATACCGCCCGACCCCATGCGCATGTTTTTGGTTTCGCCCGCCAGGTGAGCCAGTAGCACCTCGGGGGTTGAACCCGCTATAATACCCATATTATGATGTTCCGAAATCCAAAAGCGGGTATAGCCAAGGGTATCGGTATATTTTGCCAGTTGTATGGTTTCCTGTATGGCCTGCTCGGCAGTGGCGCCTTTTCTTATCGGCGACTGGTCGAGCACGCTTAGTCTGATCTTATTTATGCTCATATGTATTGTGAACACAAAAATAAGCGTCGGGTTGCAGGTGGGGTTTATACCAGGGCTTTTATGGCATTACGATTACTATTACCGCTGCATCAATTTTGCTCCTGATAATAAAACAAGCCCCGCCGGAGAGGCGGGGCTAAACATAATTAACTATTTATAATTGATTTGAAAAAATCCGTATTGATTACGAACAGCCCATTGAGTTGCC
It contains:
- a CDS encoding acyl-CoA desaturase, with protein sequence MVIIIFFIAHWFLSLFFQTFFLHRYASHKMFTTNKFYEGMFYLLTYVCQGSSFLNPRAYAIMHREHHAYSDTEKDPHSPHFFKDVFQMMIYTAKSYSLHVKKLKEPEERFKGNIPEWRFVDLIGSSIVSRISFGILYILFYVEFATAWWMFLLIPIHFLMGPIHGAIVNWCGHKYGYQNFDNGDKSKNTTPFDFLMLGELFQNNHHKHPNKANFGAKWFEIDPVYPVMKLMHWMRIIKLRKAYL
- a CDS encoding aminotransferase class I/II-fold pyridoxal phosphate-dependent enzyme codes for the protein MSVSLLAQNLHGSEIIKIAGEINELKRQGQNIANLTIGDFDSNIYPIPTPLKDKIIDAYNHNQTNYPAADGMLDLRESVSGFLQRSLGLDYAPNQILISGGSRPLIYSIFLAVVNPGEKVVFPAPSWNNNHYSDLLNAEAVIIPTAPENNFMPTADDIRPHLKGAALLALCSPLNPTGTMFSKKDLEEICDLVIAENKSRAAGEKPLYLLYDQIYSQLTFGEHKHYDPVTLRPELKDYTIFVDGGSKCFAATGVRVGWGFGPELVIENMKAIVGHMGAWSPKPEQMAMAKFLTNEADVNSYLDDLKGKIQASLTALHEGFQEMKASGLNVDSIEPMGAIYLTLKIDYSGKTTPDGTVLKDSADINFYLIKEAGAAFVPFSAFGTGDEVNWFRASVGATPLSEIEALIPRVKAALSKLK
- a CDS encoding PIG-L family deacetylase — translated: MKRIHLIVVFLLTTAFSKAQTNPPTDLGTIQQNLKKLDVLGSVLYVAAHPDDENTRLLAYLAQEKHYRTGYLSLTRGDGGQNLIGNEQSELLGLIRTQELLAARRVDGAEQFFTRANDFGFSKGPEETLKIWDKEKVLGDVVWVIRKFRPDVIICRFPTTGEGGHGHHTSSAILAQEAFTAAADPNRYPEQLKYVKPWQAKRLLWNTFSFGSVNTTAADQFKIDVGVYNTILGKSYGEIAAESRSNHKTQGFGSAKQRGESYEFFKTILGDAPQNDLMDGVNTSWKRVKDGDAIAALTGVIRRNFISEAPEKSLPALVQLLMKVEKVSDTYWREQKIKELNNLIAACAGLWFEAYATEPTYALGDKMSLRAQVINRFNYRVKINSIDANDSALALQSKEIPFNQLQTFETTAAASALTQPYWLAAPHPTGVYTLADNTLAGNPENPDLPKVTFQFIIEGKPINIDRRIVYKYVDPVRGEVYQPIEITPPVTANIENKDYIFSTQQAQTVLVKLKSFTKASGTISLKPIAGWKISPEKIDFTDKDKNDEWSVAFTVSPTDTKTKASDLEVVVNANGKPFSLSLLRIRYDHVPAITLFPPAQTKLVYLDLKNNGKRIGYIAGAGDQMPEALRQVGYEVHMLSENGVTNGDLSGYDAIVTGVRAYNVNDRLAYQQSKLMAYVKNGGNLVVQYNNNNGIVVKQIGPYPFTVVNRRVTDENAEVTVLDPQNPVLNYPNKITNDDFSGWIQERGLYFVTNIDPQYKPIFQMHDKGEEPLNGSLIVGDYGKGRFVYTSLAFFRELPAGVPGAYRLFINLLSKPK
- a CDS encoding LLM class flavin-dependent oxidoreductase, which gives rise to MSINKIRLSVLDQSPIRKGATAEQAIQETIQLAKYTDTLGYTRFWISEHHNMGIIAGSTPEVLLAHLAGETKNMRMGSGGIMMPNHSTLKVAENFRMLEALFPGRIDLGMGRAPGTDRITAAALNPSNQFREQDFVEQLADLQNYFHDTYEPGTVQARIRAIPQVKTVPGMWLLSSSGQSGLFAAHFGMGFSFAHFINPNGGPESVKMYKDRFQASDDLQQPQANVAVFIFCSEDPEKVRQHQAVMDHRFLQFEKGGPIVPLSYDDVKDVEYTPAEQDRIRYNRYRVIAGSPAELKLKLTWLANDYEVDEIMAVTITENFDDRLESYRLLAEQFELL
- a CDS encoding DEAD/DEAH box helicase; this translates as MLRVDSSKPCQIIYAIAKHDYLSYVIEPHIVQLNPNGEFSLTHQRLFSNTAKEFCEFLDDTDIKLVKLLEEMEQGNVIKRYYKKPIRPFEFFSKIFNEQMFDMIRPKLEKRIAEALSLLCGKQVYQMSKEGYPGERKLQLATEAASVLFHFRRNEEEIRYFPTIKYQGMRIEFMFKNAEIICNHPAWMLLDDTLYYFDKEIEGKKLQPFLNKRFIAIPKSSEQSYFEKFVAPLIEKHNVYAEGFTINTEKYDARPVLKPIYIEGGTSQLQLSFKYAGYIFPYGDGRHISVRMEKTGDDYLFHRIKRSTTWEKGKMQQLEHLGLKVASSLFQNLEVAGHDDDDDRSFSVFEWLNQHHDQLIEQGFELEQPEGQKRYVFGSSKIELVVTENNDWFDINAMVSFGPYRIPFIQLKNHILNRKKEFTLPSGEIAVIPEQWFSQYGNLLHFTEGSNELRLRRHHIGLVTDLAEGEMASVTMTRKLQKLTNFDELEDAPMPVNFEGNLRPYQKAGYNWFHFLKQYHFGGCLADDMGLGKTIQTLSLLQKHKEDTENAGGKATSLVIMPTSLIYNWLNEARKFAPQLRLMVHTGTMRYRNADVFANYDVVITTYGISRIDIEMFKGFFFDYVILDESQNIKNPSSKSYQAVKQLKSRFKLILSGTPVENSVNDLWTQMSFINPGLLGAQQFFQNEFVAPIEKKKDEDKARKLQALIKPFVLRRTKEQVATELPPKTENLFYCQMTEEQSSVYEEVKSEYRNELLKSLEDGTFAKTQIQVLQGLIKLRQIANHPIMIDKDYEGDSGKFEDVVHTLGNVLDGGHKVLIFSQFVKQLSIYRNHFEREGIPYVYLDGATQNRGDVVKQFQEDEKTRVFLISIKAGGVGLNLTEADYVFILDPWWNPAVEQQAIDRTHRIGQTKNVFIYKFITKDSVEEKILALQQRKLSLSRALITTEESFIKSLTAEDIKEILG